From one Gemmatimonadaceae bacterium genomic stretch:
- a CDS encoding UdgX family uracil-DNA binding protein (This protein belongs to the uracil DNA glycosylase superfamily, members of which act in excision repair of DNA. However, it belongs more specifically to UdgX branch, whose founding member was found to bind uracil in DNA (where it does not belong), without cleaving it, appears to promote DNA repair by a pathway involving RecA, rather than base excision.): protein MTKPKKTAKATGSAADFIPPRATLSKLRAASKGCRGCHLFKLGTQTVFGEGPSTATVVVVGEQPGDQEDKAGRPFVGPSGKLLDRAFDAAGIAREDVYVTNAVKHFKWAKDARSARRIHQTPSAGEVKACHPWLAHEIALIRPQVIVVLGATAAKSLLGRTFSVMKQRGVLVKSDWAPAVFATVHPSAVLRAPRDQRVIAERMFIADMRKVGRYLAKHADERTEVNSRHARLPILDTPSQARGSRPRARH, encoded by the coding sequence ATGACGAAGCCGAAAAAAACAGCGAAAGCAACCGGCTCCGCGGCTGATTTCATTCCGCCGCGCGCGACGCTCTCGAAGCTTCGCGCCGCGTCGAAAGGATGCCGCGGGTGCCACCTGTTCAAGCTCGGCACCCAAACCGTGTTCGGCGAAGGACCGAGCACGGCAACGGTCGTGGTCGTCGGGGAGCAGCCCGGCGATCAAGAGGACAAGGCTGGACGTCCCTTCGTCGGACCGTCGGGCAAGCTGCTGGATCGCGCGTTCGACGCCGCCGGCATCGCGCGCGAGGACGTCTATGTGACCAACGCGGTCAAGCACTTCAAGTGGGCGAAGGATGCGCGATCCGCGCGTCGCATTCACCAGACGCCCAGCGCCGGCGAAGTGAAGGCGTGTCATCCGTGGCTCGCGCACGAGATCGCCCTCATTCGCCCGCAAGTGATCGTCGTGCTCGGCGCCACGGCGGCGAAGTCGCTGCTCGGCCGCACGTTCAGCGTCATGAAGCAGCGCGGCGTCCTGGTGAAATCCGATTGGGCGCCGGCCGTCTTCGCGACGGTTCATCCCTCCGCGGTTCTCCGCGCGCCCAGGGATCAGCGGGTCATCGCCGAACGGATGTTCATCGCCGACATGCGGAAGGTCGGCCGCTACCTGGCCAAGCACGCGGACGAGCGGACCGAAGTAAATTCTCGTCATGCCAGACTTCCGATCCTCGATACGCCATCTCAAGCGCGTGGATCCCGTCCTCGCGCGCGTCATTGA
- a CDS encoding DNA-3-methyladenine glycosylase produces the protein MDPVLARVIEAVGPCRLQMRSEGTHFEALVRSIVYQQLSGKAAGTILRRFNALYPNDTPTPELVMRTSDETMRSVGLSRQKIGYLRDLSSKVISDELPLHEVHSMSDDDLIAHLVQVKGIGRWTAQMFLMFRLGRPDVLPELDLGIQNAIKRAYRKRKRPTPKDVKKIGAKWSPHASVASWYLWRSLENGDGQLGAE, from the coding sequence GTGGATCCCGTCCTCGCGCGCGTCATTGAGGCGGTCGGTCCCTGTCGTTTGCAGATGCGCAGCGAAGGCACGCACTTCGAGGCCCTCGTTCGCTCGATCGTCTATCAACAGCTCTCGGGCAAGGCCGCCGGCACCATCCTGCGGCGATTCAACGCGCTCTATCCCAACGACACGCCAACCCCCGAGCTCGTGATGCGGACGAGCGACGAGACGATGCGCTCCGTCGGCCTGTCGCGGCAGAAGATCGGATACTTGAGAGATCTCTCATCAAAGGTGATCTCCGACGAGCTGCCGCTGCACGAAGTGCACTCGATGAGCGACGACGACCTCATCGCCCACCTCGTGCAGGTGAAAGGCATTGGACGATGGACCGCGCAGATGTTCCTCATGTTTCGGCTCGGCCGGCCCGACGTATTGCCCGAGCTCGATTTGGGCATTCAGAACGCGATCAAACGCGCGTATCGGAAACGCAAACGGCCGACCCCGAAGGACGTCAAGAAGATCGGCGCCAAGTGGAGCCCGCATGCGAGCGTCGCGTCGTGGTATCTCTGGCGTTCGCTCGAGAACGGCGACGGACAGCTCGGCGCCGAGTAA
- a CDS encoding aldo/keto reductase gives MERRTLGRTGLDVPVVGMGTWRTFDVTGPEEHERRDVTDAALASGANLFDTSPMYGEAERVLADTVRDRRDQVIIADKVWTSSPREGRQQIERALAWYGGRIDIYQIHNLVAAKTHLPVLDRLRDEGKVRVVGATHYQHSAFGDLLALMRSGRIEQIQIPYNAADRTVEREILPAAADLGLGVLVMRPLGEGSLVQRSPPSSALERLKPFGVRTWAQALLKWILSDPRVHAVIPATASAVHIRENAESGNPPWFDEETRRYVGGLV, from the coding sequence ATGGAACGTCGCACGCTCGGCCGCACCGGCCTCGACGTCCCCGTGGTCGGCATGGGAACGTGGCGCACGTTCGACGTCACCGGTCCTGAGGAGCATGAGCGCCGCGACGTAACGGACGCGGCGCTCGCGTCGGGCGCCAATCTGTTCGACACGTCACCCATGTACGGCGAAGCCGAACGCGTGCTCGCCGACACGGTTCGCGACCGGCGCGACCAGGTGATCATCGCCGACAAGGTGTGGACTTCGAGCCCTCGAGAAGGCCGCCAACAGATCGAGCGCGCGCTCGCGTGGTATGGCGGCCGTATCGATATTTATCAAATTCATAATCTCGTCGCCGCGAAGACGCACCTTCCCGTGCTCGACCGGCTTCGCGACGAGGGAAAGGTCCGCGTCGTCGGCGCGACGCACTACCAACACTCGGCGTTCGGCGACCTCCTCGCGCTCATGCGCAGCGGACGTATTGAGCAAATTCAAATCCCCTACAACGCCGCCGACCGCACGGTCGAGCGCGAAATTCTTCCCGCCGCGGCCGACCTCGGGCTCGGCGTGCTCGTCATGCGTCCGCTCGGCGAGGGGTCGCTCGTCCAGCGGTCGCCGCCGTCATCGGCCCTCGAGCGACTGAAACCGTTCGGCGTTCGCACCTGGGCGCAGGCGCTGCTCAAATGGATTCTGTCCGACCCGCGCGTGCATGCTGTCATCCCCGCGACAGCTAGCGCCGTACACATTCGGGAAAATGCCGAGTCCGGCAATCCACCATGGTTCGATGAAGAAACGCGCCGATATGTCGGCGGGCTGGTCTGA
- a CDS encoding phosphatase PAP2 family protein, with translation MPFVHAHELTRLRRALVVAASALLAAAPQLGAQQKANDPRDTTHAQTQAPFFTRKDAFLGAGFAVGTVLMFPLDEHIAQHIHQSPNSSNFLNNLSTGVEEIASPGAYYIGGGLYLVGWAGHWGRIQDLGWHGTESVLMADGITYVLKISMGRARPFVSNGTNAHDFRFAQGGASDRQSFPSGHSTSAFAAAAAVTNEMSRWWPRSVWIVGPLMYGGASAVALSRMYHNKHWASDVVLGAAIGTFTGRKVVQYSHGHPHNLIDRVMLRTAVVPDGHGGLALSYTAPLP, from the coding sequence ATGCCGTTCGTTCACGCTCATGAGCTCACGCGTCTGCGCCGCGCACTAGTCGTGGCGGCATCGGCGCTTCTGGCCGCGGCACCACAGCTCGGCGCACAGCAAAAGGCCAATGATCCGCGCGACACGACGCACGCGCAAACCCAGGCGCCGTTCTTCACGAGAAAGGACGCGTTCCTCGGCGCGGGATTCGCGGTCGGCACGGTGCTCATGTTTCCGCTCGACGAGCACATCGCGCAGCACATTCATCAGAGCCCGAACTCCTCGAACTTTCTCAACAATCTTTCGACGGGTGTCGAGGAGATCGCCAGCCCCGGAGCATACTATATAGGCGGCGGCCTATATCTCGTCGGCTGGGCGGGTCACTGGGGCCGTATACAAGATCTTGGATGGCACGGCACCGAATCGGTGCTCATGGCTGACGGGATTACGTACGTCCTCAAGATTTCCATGGGCCGCGCGCGCCCGTTCGTCTCGAACGGCACCAACGCGCACGACTTCCGATTCGCGCAGGGCGGCGCTTCGGATCGCCAGTCGTTTCCCTCGGGCCACTCGACGTCGGCGTTCGCCGCCGCGGCCGCGGTGACCAATGAAATGTCGCGCTGGTGGCCGCGGTCGGTGTGGATCGTCGGACCGTTGATGTACGGCGGCGCAAGCGCGGTCGCGCTCTCGCGTATGTACCACAACAAGCACTGGGCGAGCGACGTGGTGCTCGGCGCCGCGATCGGCACGTTCACGGGCCGCAAGGTCGTGCAATACTCACACGGTCACCCGCACAACCTCATCGATCGCGTCATGCTGCGGACCGCCGTCGTACCCGACGGACACGGGGGCCTCGCGCTCTCATATACGGCGCCGCTACCATAG
- a CDS encoding phosphatase PAP2 family protein, whose product MTIIIEHPTPLDVAIRRVALRPGIRALRAPLWPLFPLGLPGGYITIAYATSHQLKRQRLNGGAEIVTSAWLGWIVHRAVKLVVERERPHERGRRRRFDSWPSGHTTGATALALTMARVLYRERVITKRQAIAIATGVPLVMGAYRIIADEHWTTDVMGGWAVGTAIAAMVAAPYMRARGPRVRRVRRRSAA is encoded by the coding sequence ATGACCATCATCATCGAACATCCAACGCCGCTCGACGTTGCAATCCGCCGCGTCGCGCTGCGGCCCGGAATCCGCGCCCTGCGCGCGCCGCTATGGCCCCTCTTTCCCCTCGGCCTCCCCGGCGGATACATCACGATCGCCTATGCGACGTCGCACCAGCTCAAACGCCAACGCTTGAACGGCGGCGCCGAAATCGTGACGTCAGCGTGGCTCGGATGGATCGTCCATCGCGCGGTGAAGCTCGTCGTCGAGCGCGAGCGGCCGCACGAACGCGGACGGCGCCGCCGCTTCGACAGTTGGCCGAGCGGGCACACGACCGGCGCAACGGCGCTCGCGCTCACGATGGCGCGCGTACTCTATCGCGAACGAGTGATCACGAAACGCCAGGCGATCGCGATCGCGACGGGCGTGCCGCTCGTGATGGGCGCCTATCGCATCATCGCCGACGAGCACTGGACCACCGACGTCATGGGCGGGTGGGCAGTCGGCACTGCGATTGCGGCTATGGTAGCGGCGCCGTATATGAGAGCGCGAGGCCCCCGTGTCCGTCGGGTACGACGGCGGTCCGCAGCATGA
- a CDS encoding PQQ-dependent catabolism-associated beta-propeller protein: protein MRKLLSLLAIGLVVTSGLQAQESGYAFVSNEISHSISVIDLGKNTVVATIPLPGRARGIQTSPDQRRVYVAMSDDKPQFVGPADAIAVIDVAARKLVTTYRAGSDPEQFAVTPDGARLYASNEDGGTATAIDLHTGKQLSTFVVGIEPEGVAVSPNGRWVYVTSETSNSVSVIDVARHKVVANLLVDLRPRAAVFSPDGSRVYVTAEVGGTMTVIDVKTHDIVNTTPIEHGEGKPVGVVTSPDGKRIYVASGRTGTLSVIDAASLKTVTTVRVGKRPWGVAITRDGKYVYTANGLSNDVSVVDTETNKVVATVKVGARPWGVTLVR from the coding sequence ATGAGAAAACTCTTAAGTCTGCTCGCGATCGGGCTGGTTGTAACGTCGGGGCTGCAAGCGCAGGAATCCGGCTACGCCTTCGTGAGCAACGAGATCTCGCACTCGATCAGCGTGATCGACCTCGGTAAGAACACCGTGGTCGCGACGATTCCACTGCCTGGTCGCGCGCGGGGGATTCAAACGAGCCCGGATCAACGGCGCGTATACGTCGCGATGAGCGACGACAAGCCGCAGTTCGTCGGGCCGGCGGACGCGATCGCCGTCATTGACGTTGCGGCGCGGAAGCTGGTGACCACGTATCGCGCCGGATCAGATCCCGAGCAGTTCGCGGTGACACCGGACGGCGCGCGGCTGTATGCGTCGAACGAAGACGGCGGCACCGCGACGGCGATCGACCTGCACACTGGCAAGCAGCTGTCGACCTTTGTGGTCGGCATCGAGCCGGAAGGTGTCGCGGTGAGCCCGAATGGCCGTTGGGTGTACGTCACGAGCGAGACCAGCAACAGCGTGTCGGTGATCGATGTGGCGCGGCACAAGGTCGTCGCGAACCTGCTCGTCGATTTGCGCCCGCGCGCGGCGGTGTTTTCGCCCGACGGCAGCCGCGTGTACGTCACCGCGGAAGTCGGCGGGACGATGACGGTCATCGACGTGAAGACGCACGACATCGTGAATACAACGCCGATCGAACACGGCGAAGGGAAGCCGGTGGGCGTCGTGACGTCGCCCGACGGCAAGCGGATTTACGTGGCGAGCGGGCGTACGGGAACGCTGTCGGTGATCGATGCCGCGTCGCTCAAGACGGTGACGACTGTGCGTGTCGGCAAGCGTCCGTGGGGCGTCGCGATCACGCGCGACGGGAAGTACGTCTACACGGCGAACGGGCTGTCGAACGACGTGTCGGTGGTTGATACCGAGACGAACAAAGTCGTTGCGACAGTCAAAGTCGGAGCGAGGCCGTGGGGGGTGACGTTGGTGCGGTAG